The genomic segment CCTGATCGGCCTGGAAATCGGCGCCGACGATTACATGGTCAAGCCGTTCTCGCCACGCGAACTGGCGGCGCGCATCCGGGTCGTGCTGCGGCGGCTGGGCCAGGCGCCTGCCGCCGACGCCAGCGCCCCGGCAGCAAGCGCGCTGGGCGCTTTTGAAGTGGACCAGATCGGCATGCGCATACGCTACGCCGGCCAGACCCTGCAACTGACGCGTTACGAATACCTGCTGCTGAAGATGCTGCTGAGCCGGCCGGGCGGCATCTTTACCCGTAACCAGCTGATGGATTCGATCTGGCGCGATGCACCCGACAGCACCGACCGCACGGTCGATACCCATGTCAAAACCTTGCGCATCAAATTGAAAGCAGTCACGCCCGCAGCCGATCCCATCCATACCCATCGCGGCCTCGGCTATTCGCTGGAACTTGCCACCCCATGAAACTCGGCATCCGCATCCTGCTCGGCTACTTCCTGATCGTCGGCCTGGCCGGGGTCTTCATCCAGCGCGTGTTCCTGGCTGAAGTAAAGCCGGCAGTACGCCAGGCGATGGAGGATACGCTGGTCGATACCGCCAATATCCTGGCCGAACTGGCCGCCGACGACATGAAGCAAAACCGCATCGCCGACGGCAACTTCGCCAGCCGCGTGCGCGAATATGCGCATCGCGACATCAACGCCAAGATCTGGAGTTTTCGCAAGACCACGCTGGATTACCGCATCTATGTCACCGACCTCAAAGGCATCGTGCTGTTCGACTCCACCGGCCGCGCGGTGGGCCAGGATTATTCTCGCCGCAACGACGTCTACCTGACCTTGCAAGGCAGCTACGGCGTGCGCTCTACGCGCGACGTCGACAGCGACGAGCGCAGCACCGTGATGCATGTGGCCGCGCCGATCATCGACGACGGCAAGATGATTGGCGTGCTCACCGTCGCCAAGCCCAACAACACCCTGCAGCCGGCAATCTCGCAAAGCGAGCGGACCATCCTGCGCTGGGGTGGTTTGCTGCTGTTCCTGTCGCTGGCCGTGGGGCTCGCCGTCACCTTGTGGATCAGCCGCTCGCTGGGCGCATTGCAGCGCTACGCACGCGCCGTGACCGCCGGCGAACGTGCGCAGCCGCCAGCCAAAGGCGCCAGCGAAATCGTCGAGCTGGGCCAGGCGCTTGAATCGATGCGGCAAAAGCTGGAGGGCAAGCAGTATGTCGAGCACTATATCCATAGCCTGACGCATGAAATGAAAAGCCCGCTGGCGGCGATCCAGGGCGCGGCCGAACTGCTCGATGAAGATTTGCCGGATACCCAGCGCCGCCGCTTCGCGCACAACATCCGCAGCCAGTCGCAGCGGCTGGCGGAACTGATAGAAAAAATGCTGGCGCTGGCGGCCATCGAGCACCGGCAGACGCTGGAAAATGTGGTCACGGTGGATCTCGGCGGTTTGCTGGATGAAGTGCTCGAATTGCTTGAACCACGCCTGCGGCAAGCATCCCTGACGGTGCACATAGGCCGGTCGCAGCTGGGACCAAAAGTGCGGCCGAAGATACGAGGCGAGGTTTTCTTGTTACGGCAAGCGCTGATCAACCTGCTGGAGAACGCGATTGATTTTTCACCTGCAGGCAGCGAGATCACGCTCAAGACGGATTTCTCGGTGGCTGGAACCGTCAAGCTATCGGTACTGGATAACGGCCCCGGCATACCGTCCTATGCACTGACGCGCGTATTTGAGCGTTTTTACTCCCTGCCGCGACCAGGCAGCAGTGAAAAGAGCACCGGCCTCGGCCTCTGCTTCGTACAACAGGTAGCGCAACTGCATCACGGCCAGATCAGCTTGCATAACCGCAGCGAAGGCGGCGCCGAGGCTCAGCTGACGCTGCCGGCCGAGCCTGCATAACTGCCTCTAAGCCAAATCAGATTCAACTTCACACTCGCTTCACATTATCGCCACAGCAACCCCGCAATGCCGCCGTCATCGATTCACATCCCTTTCTTACACTGAGTGCAACGTGACCGTGCGTCACGATGAACCCACCGAGAGAGACCATGAACCGACCCTTGCTATTCAAATTATTGGCCATTTTCATCCTGACGCTGCTGATCCTGATTCCACTGGGCCTGATCCGCGATACCGTGCAAGACCGCCAGCAGCACCGGCAAGATGCGATTGCATCGATCGCCGCCAGCTATGCCGGTGGACAGACCATCACCGGACCTGTGTTGGTAGTGCCGTACAAGATCAAGATCGACGAAGTGGCGCAGGATGCCGAGGGCAAGAAAACCTTCCGCAGCCGCAACGAAAACCGTCAGTACCTGTTTTTCCCGAAAGACCTGCAGATGCAGGGCGAGCTGCTGCCGGGCGAGCGCTATCGGGGTTTGCACAAAGTGCACGTGTATGAGTTGCAAAGCAGCTTCAACGGCCGCATCGACTATCAATTGCCGTCGGCAGCGCAACTGGCGGCGGATCAGATCACCTTGTCGCATCCCTACCTGGCCATCGGCATCAGCGATGTCCGCGGCTTGCTTGGTTCGCCACTATTGAAAATAAGCGGCCAGGCACTGGCGCTGGAGCAAGGCGCGGGCGGCTTGGGTAAAGGCATGCATGCGGCTTTGCCGCAGTCTGGCCTGGTGGAGAACGGCAGCATCGACGTGTCGCTTGCCATGACCGTAGCCGGCACCGAGAGCCTGGCGATTACGCCGATTGGCGACAACAATCGCTTCGAGCTCTCTTCCAGCTGGCCGCATCCGCAATTCGGCGGCAGCTTTTTGCCGCGCTCCCGCAGCATCTCGGAGCAAGGTTTCCGCGCCGTATGGGAAGTTTCCTCTCTGGCCTCCAATGCCCAGCGCCAATTGCGCAGCGATGACAAGACGGGGATTGAAAGCCTGGATATCCAGCTGGCCGAACCGGTGAATATCTACTCGCAGGCTGATCGTGCAACCAAGTACGGCTTGCTGTTCGTGCTGCTGACTTTCGTCGGATTCTTCATTTTTGAAATGATCAAGCAGCTACCTATCCATCCGATCCAGTATCTGCTGGTAGGGCTCGGGCTGGCGATCTTTTTCCTGATACTGGTCAGTCTGTCTGAGCATATCCCCTTCTGGCAGGCTTATCTGGCCGCCAGCGCCGCCTGCATCAGCTTGCTGACCTTCTACCTGAGCCAGGTGCTGCGCAGCATAGGCCGCGGCCTCGGCTTTGGCGCCATGCTGACCATGTTATACGGCACCTTGTACGGTTTGCTGATTTCAGAAGACAATGCACTGATGCTGGGCAGCCTGATGCTGTTCGTGATTCTGGCTGTGATAATGATCGTTACCCGCAAAATCGACTGGTATCAAACCGCTGTAATCAAAACGCCGCAGGCAGATTAAATCTGGGGCGTGGGCCTGATTACCGTCAGGCCCGCAGCGCGACATCCGCCACCGGCGCCGCAGTCATCGTCACCAGCTGCTTCGGCGTCAGGTTGAACACGGCGTGCGGATGCCCGGCTGCCGCCCAGACATTGGTCAGTTGCAGCAAATCTTCATCGATCAGCATCACGGTCTTGCCGACGTGGCCGATCGGACACACGCCGCCAATTGCGTAACCGATACGCTCCTTGACGAAGCGGGCGTCGGCCTTGCCCAGCGGACCGACGATGGCGGCGACCTTGTTTTCATCGACGCGATTGCTGCCGCTGGCGACCACCATCACGGCGGCGTCATCGGACAGCCGCCGGAACACGATCGACTTGGCGATTTCAGCCACGCTGCAGCCAAGCCCGGCAGCAGCTTCGGCGGAAGTCTTGCCGGTTTCCGGCAACATCACGACAGGCTTGTCATGGCCGATAGTCGTCAGCAGATCGGCAACGCGCTGCGCGCTTTCCGGTAATTTATCCATACGATGCTCATCTCGTTCAAAAAAATGCGGATCACGCAAGGCGTCGCAGCTGTCCCTTACTTGGCGGCGTCAAAATACTGCGCGTGCAACTTGTCGTAACTGCCGTCAGCCTTGATAGCGGCCAGACCCTGGTTGATCTTCCCCAGCAACGCGGCATTGCCCTTTTGTACGGCGATACCGAAATACTCTTTTGGGAAATTGTCGTCCGTCACCATCCGCAGACCCTTGACCTGGTTGTTGGACAGGTAATGCGCGACTGCGCCCTTGTCGGCGATCACCGCGCTGACGCCGCCGGTTTCCAGCTCTTTCAGAGCCAGCGGGCTGGATTCAAAACGCTTGATGTTTTCGTTGTTGTCGCCTGCCAGCTTCTGCATCATGTCGTCGCCGGTGGAACCTTGCAGGACGCCAACCTTGAGCGGCTTGAGATCGGTAATTTTCAGGATCTTGGAATCGTTCGGCACCACGATTACCTGGCCGGCTTCGAAATAAGGATCCGAAAAATCGACGGTCTGTTTGCGTTTCTCGGTAATCGTCAGGCCGGAAATGATGATGTCGCGGTCACCCTGCGCCAGCGCAGTGAAAATGCCGTCGAAAGGTGTGTTGACGAACTTGACCTGGATACCTTCCTTTGCCGCAACTGCCTTCATCACGTCGATGTCGAAGCCGACCAGTTCCTTGTGTTCGTTCTCATACTCGAATGGTGCATAGGTAGCGCCGGTGCCGACCACATATTCTTTCACCGCTGCGCTGGCGGCAGGCGCCTCCTCATGTTTGCCGCAGGCGCTGAGTCCAGTCGCGACCAATAGGGCCAACAGGGTTGTTTTGACAAAAGTAAGTTTCATGAATTTTCCGCTTTTCTATTGATAATCCGGGCGGTAGCCCGGTTACTTGTTAGCTGGCAGCCCGCTTGGCCGCAATTGCATTGCCGGCATGGCTGGCGGACTTACGACCCAGATGACGCGAGATGAACTGGCCGGCGTCAACCACCTTGTCGAGGTCGATGCCGGTTTCAATCCCGAGCCCCTGCATCAGATACAGCACGTCCTCAGACGCTACGTTGCCTGTCGCACCCTTGGCGTACGGACAGCCGCCCAGACCCGCAACCGACGAATGATAAATCGAAATGCCGACTTCCAGGCTGGCGTAGATGTTCGCCAACGCCTGGCCGTAGGTATCGTGGAAATGTCCGGACAGGCGGTCGATCGGGAATTCCTGCACCAGCCGTTGCATCACCGCGTGGACCTTGTTCGGCGTGGCGACGCCGATGGTATCGGCAATGTCGATTTCGTCGCAGCCGAGGTCACGCAAACGGTGCAGCACATCGACCACCGAATCGATGCCGACTTCGCCCTGGTAAGGACAGCCGAACACGCAGCTGATGCTGCCGCGCAGGCGCTTGCCTTCTTGCTTGGCCAGCGTCGCAACGTCGCGGAAACGCTCGATCGATTCAGCAATCGAACAATTGATATTTTTTTGCGAGAAAGCCTCCGAGGCCGCGCCAAAGATCACCATCTCGTCGGCGCCGGCCGCCAATGCGGCTTCCAGTCCTTTCATGTTGGGTACCAGTGCGGAATAAATTACGCCCGGCTTGCGCTGGATGGCCGCCATCACTTCAGTCGAGGTAGCCATCTGCGGCACCCATTTCGGCGACACAAACGAAGCTGCCTCGATGTTGGCGAAACCGGCTTGCGTGAGCTGGTCGACCAATGCGATCTTGACCTCGGCCGGGATGGTTTCCTTTTCGTTCTGCAAGCCGTCGCGTGGACCAACTTCAACGATTTTCACTTTACTTGGGAATGTCATGCTCTGCCTCTTACTCTTAGTAACCGTTACTACGATCGATAGTGCCGCTCACCGCTTTTCCTTGTTCCAGCAGTTGTATCTTGGCGCTGATCTGCTGTACTGAATCTTCGTCGACAGTGATGGCTGAAATATGCGGCGTGATACTGATGCGCGGCTCCTGCCAGAAGGGATGATTCGGCGGTAGCGGCTCTTGCTCGAATACATCCAGCGTTGCCGCTGCAATCTGCCCCTCCTTGATCAGCGCCAGCAAATCGGCCTCGACGACGTGTCCGCCGCGTGCAACGTTGATCAAGTATGCGCCTTCCGCGCCTTTCTGCAATTTCAGCAGGTTTTCCCGATTGACGATGCCGCGCGTGGCGTCGGTCAATGGCAAGATGCAGACCAGCACACGTGAAGCCCGCAAGAAACCGTCGAGCGCGTCGTCGCCGACAAAATTGCGCACGCCAGGAAAATCCTTGGGAGTGCGGCTCCAGCCATTCACGGGAAAATCGAAATGCGCCAGCGCCGCAGCGATCCGCGATCCGAGCACGCCAAGGCCGAGAATGCCGACGCTGAATGCGCGCTTGTCCGGCTCCGGCAACGGCCGCCATTCGCGGCGCGCGGCCTGCTGCCGGTAAATGTCATAGCGGCCAAAATAGCCGAGTACGGCGTGCGTCACATAGCTGGCCATCTGGATCGCCATGCCGCCGTCCTCGATGCGGATCAGCGGCACGCCGGCTGGCAGCGCGTCGCCCAGTTTCAAGATGGCGTCGACACCTGCGCCCAGGTTGAAAATCGCTTTGAGATCGCGACGTCCTTGCAGCATGGCTGCGGGTGGACGCCAGACCAGGGCGTAATCGGCCGGGGCGTTATCGCCTTCCTGCCAGAAGCGGACTTCC from the Collimonas arenae genome contains:
- the creB gene encoding two-component system response regulator CreB, with amino-acid sequence MLNILLAEDESAIADTIVYALNSEGIQVHHCLLGSAALQQARAGRFDLAVLDVGLPDMSGFDVCRELRKFSSLPVIFLTARGSEIDRLIGLEIGADDYMVKPFSPRELAARIRVVLRRLGQAPAADASAPAASALGAFEVDQIGMRIRYAGQTLQLTRYEYLLLKMLLSRPGGIFTRNQLMDSIWRDAPDSTDRTVDTHVKTLRIKLKAVTPAADPIHTHRGLGYSLELATP
- the creC gene encoding two-component system sensor histidine kinase CreC, which encodes MKLGIRILLGYFLIVGLAGVFIQRVFLAEVKPAVRQAMEDTLVDTANILAELAADDMKQNRIADGNFASRVREYAHRDINAKIWSFRKTTLDYRIYVTDLKGIVLFDSTGRAVGQDYSRRNDVYLTLQGSYGVRSTRDVDSDERSTVMHVAAPIIDDGKMIGVLTVAKPNNTLQPAISQSERTILRWGGLLLFLSLAVGLAVTLWISRSLGALQRYARAVTAGERAQPPAKGASEIVELGQALESMRQKLEGKQYVEHYIHSLTHEMKSPLAAIQGAAELLDEDLPDTQRRRFAHNIRSQSQRLAELIEKMLALAAIEHRQTLENVVTVDLGGLLDEVLELLEPRLRQASLTVHIGRSQLGPKVRPKIRGEVFLLRQALINLLENAIDFSPAGSEITLKTDFSVAGTVKLSVLDNGPGIPSYALTRVFERFYSLPRPGSSEKSTGLGLCFVQQVAQLHHGQISLHNRSEGGAEAQLTLPAEPA
- the creD gene encoding cell envelope integrity protein CreD; amino-acid sequence: MNRPLLFKLLAIFILTLLILIPLGLIRDTVQDRQQHRQDAIASIAASYAGGQTITGPVLVVPYKIKIDEVAQDAEGKKTFRSRNENRQYLFFPKDLQMQGELLPGERYRGLHKVHVYELQSSFNGRIDYQLPSAAQLAADQITLSHPYLAIGISDVRGLLGSPLLKISGQALALEQGAGGLGKGMHAALPQSGLVENGSIDVSLAMTVAGTESLAITPIGDNNRFELSSSWPHPQFGGSFLPRSRSISEQGFRAVWEVSSLASNAQRQLRSDDKTGIESLDIQLAEPVNIYSQADRATKYGLLFVLLTFVGFFIFEMIKQLPIHPIQYLLVGLGLAIFFLILVSLSEHIPFWQAYLAASAACISLLTFYLSQVLRSIGRGLGFGAMLTMLYGTLYGLLISEDNALMLGSLMLFVILAVIMIVTRKIDWYQTAVIKTPQAD
- a CDS encoding YbaK/EbsC family protein; amino-acid sequence: MDKLPESAQRVADLLTTIGHDKPVVMLPETGKTSAEAAAGLGCSVAEIAKSIVFRRLSDDAAVMVVASGSNRVDENKVAAIVGPLGKADARFVKERIGYAIGGVCPIGHVGKTVMLIDEDLLQLTNVWAAAGHPHAVFNLTPKQLVTMTAAPVADVALRA
- a CDS encoding basic amino acid ABC transporter substrate-binding protein; this translates as MKLTFVKTTLLALLVATGLSACGKHEEAPAASAAVKEYVVGTGATYAPFEYENEHKELVGFDIDVMKAVAAKEGIQVKFVNTPFDGIFTALAQGDRDIIISGLTITEKRKQTVDFSDPYFEAGQVIVVPNDSKILKITDLKPLKVGVLQGSTGDDMMQKLAGDNNENIKRFESSPLALKELETGGVSAVIADKGAVAHYLSNNQVKGLRMVTDDNFPKEYFGIAVQKGNAALLGKINQGLAAIKADGSYDKLHAQYFDAAK
- a CDS encoding hydroxymethylglutaryl-CoA lyase, which translates into the protein MTFPSKVKIVEVGPRDGLQNEKETIPAEVKIALVDQLTQAGFANIEAASFVSPKWVPQMATSTEVMAAIQRKPGVIYSALVPNMKGLEAALAAGADEMVIFGAASEAFSQKNINCSIAESIERFRDVATLAKQEGKRLRGSISCVFGCPYQGEVGIDSVVDVLHRLRDLGCDEIDIADTIGVATPNKVHAVMQRLVQEFPIDRLSGHFHDTYGQALANIYASLEVGISIYHSSVAGLGGCPYAKGATGNVASEDVLYLMQGLGIETGIDLDKVVDAGQFISRHLGRKSASHAGNAIAAKRAAS
- a CDS encoding 2-hydroxyacid dehydrogenase; this translates as MKLLCYVPPGSDFENWIADFSKALPEAEVRFWQEGDNAPADYALVWRPPAAMLQGRRDLKAIFNLGAGVDAILKLGDALPAGVPLIRIEDGGMAIQMASYVTHAVLGYFGRYDIYRQQAARREWRPLPEPDKRAFSVGILGLGVLGSRIAAALAHFDFPVNGWSRTPKDFPGVRNFVGDDALDGFLRASRVLVCILPLTDATRGIVNRENLLKLQKGAEGAYLINVARGGHVVEADLLALIKEGQIAAATLDVFEQEPLPPNHPFWQEPRISITPHISAITVDEDSVQQISAKIQLLEQGKAVSGTIDRSNGY